CGCCGTCGGGGGTGCAATGGATTGGGTAATGATGACCCCCTGGTCCTCCTGCGGGGCGAGTTCCGTCTTGGCACTCGAATAGAGGAAATAGATGCTGGATAGCACGATCGCGGCGAATAGGCCCGTAACCGGCAGATAATTCAAGCTGCCGTGGAGCCAACGCTCGTAAGGCCGGCGTACCTCCTCGAATCTGCGGTCGATGAAATCGATCAGCCGATCCTGCCAGCCCCGATCATCCAATGAATGCTGTTTCAGCAAACGCGAACACATCATCGGCGAAAGCGTGAGCGCTATGATTGCCGAGACCGTGACTGCGCCCACGAGCGTGAAGGCGAATTCGGTAAAGAGGGCACCCGTCAAGCCCCCCTGAAAGCCGACCGGAACGTAAACCGCGACGAGCACAACCGTCATGGCGATGATCGGCCCACCGAGCTCGCGAGCGGCCAGGATCCCCGCGTCGATAGGCTTCATGCCTTCATCGAGATGCCGATTGACATTTTCGACGACGATGATCGCGTCGTCCACCACGAGGCCGATCGCCAGGACCAAGGCGAGCAACGTCAAGAGATTTATCGAGAAGCCGAATATCAGCATCATCGTGAAGGTGCCGACCAGAGACAGCGGAATGGCAATGGTCGGAATGAGGACCGAGCGCGGAGAGCCCAGGAACGCAAACACGACGAATGTCACGATCAAGAGCGCCTCGATGAGCGTGCGCACGACTTCGTTGATCGCGCTGTTCACGAATGCGGTCGAGTCGTAGACGATCTCTCCATTCAGGCCCTGCGGCAGCTGCGACTGTATCTCCGGGAATATCTTGCGCACACCCTTGATGACGTCGAGGAGATTGGCGGCCGGCGCCACTTGGATGCCGATATAGACCGCCTTCTTCCCATCGAAGCCGACTTCCGTCTCGTAGTCCTCCGCTCCCAACGTCACCTTGGCGACGTCCTTGAGGCGCACGATCGCATCGCTCGAGTGCTTGATTATCAGGTTCCTGAACTGCTCGACCGAATGCAGGCTCGTAGAGGCGGACAGGTTGACCTGCACCATCTGCCCCTTAGTATTGCCGAGGCCGGAGATATAGTCGTTTTCGCTCAGCGCTTGGCTGACATCGGCGGCGGAAAGGCCGTAAGCGGCGAGCTTGGCGGGATCGAGCCATGCACGAAGTGCAAAATTCTTGGCGCCGAGAATTTCTGCAGTCTGCACGCCCTCGACCGCCTGCAATTTCGGCTGCACAACGCGAACCAAATAGTCGGTGATCTGATTCGCGGCGAGCACGTCGCTGTTGAAGCCGATATACATCGCGTCGATGGTCTGGCCCACCTTCACGCTCAGCACCGGCTGCTGCGATCCCGCCGGCAATTGGTTGAGCACCGAATTCACTTTGGTGTTGATTTCGGTGAGTGCTTTGTCGGCGTCGTAGTTCAGGCGCAGGTACACGGTGATTGTGCTGACGCTCAACTGACTCGTCGAACTCATGTAGTCAATGCCGTTCGCCTGCGCGATCGCCGTCTCGAGCGGCGTCGTAATGAAACCCGCAATCACCTCGGGGTCGGCGCCGTAATAGGTCGTGCTGATGGTGACGACGGCATTTTCCGTGCGCGGATACTGCAGGATCGGCAGCAGTGCGGCCGAGCGCAACCCCAGCACGAGGATCATCAGGCTTACGACCGACGCCAAGACGGGCCGGCGGATGAAAATGTCCGTGAATTTCATCGGGGTCGCTCCGCCTTATTGATCGACCGGCAAGGGATTGGCGTCGGCCGTCGGCTTGATCGTATTGTCGATGAGGACGGGCGCTCCATTGCGCAACTTGTTCTGGCCGGCGCTGACGACCATCTCTCCTTCCTTCACGCCACTCGTGACGGCAACCTGATCGCCACGGGTAGCACCCGTTGTAACGAATGTCTGGCGTGCGACAAGCTGCTGTTGGCCGTTAGCTCCCTTGCCTTTGTCGTCGACCACATAAACGGTGCTGCCATAGGGATTGTAGGTAATGGCGGTCAGCGGCAGGGTGACGTAGCGTTTCGGCGCGCCGATATCGATGCTCACCGACGCGAACATTCCCGGCAGCAGGCTGTGGTCGGCGTTGCCGAGAGTGGCGCGGACTTGAACATTGCGCGTACTCGAATCGACCTTTGGGTTGACTGCGGTGATCGTGCCGGGGAATTTCTGATTCGGGTAGGTGTCGACCGATGCCTCGAGGGATTGGCCAACCTTGATCTGATCGAGGTCCTGTTGGGGGAGATAGAAGTCGACGTAAATCGGATCGAGGGACTGAAGCGTGACGATCGTCGTACCCGCGGCAAGATATTCGCCGAGGTCCACTTGTCGAATGCCGAGCCGGCCGGCGAAGGGAGCACGAATGAATTTATAATCGACCGTCGCCTGCTGCTGGGCGACCTGAGCCTCGAGGCTCTTGAGCGTCTGCTCGTCGGTATCGACGGTTTGCTGGCTCACCGCCTGCGCCTTCAACTGACGCAGGTCCCGCTCGTAGGTGATCTTTGCGAGCGCTGCGTTGGCCTTCAGCGATTGCAGCTTGGCGAGATCATCCGCCGAGGTCAACTCGACGAGCAAAGTGCCCTCCTTGACGTCGGCCCCGGACTCGAAGTGGATCGCCGATACGTTGCCGGAGACTTGGGAGCTAAGATCGGCGCCATTCACGGCGCGCAGGGTGCCCACGGAGTCGACGTGCGCCTGCCAGCCCTGCTCGGTTGCTGGCGTGGCCGATACGGTCTGCAGGGGCGCTCCCTGTGACGCGAAGTATTGCTTGATCTTGTAGTTCTTGAACGCCTGGAAGCCGAAAATGCCGCTGAGCACCAATCCGACCACGATCAGCATCACGATCATGCGCTTCGCCATCGCCTCAATCTCCGTTTCTCGCTATCGCACCATCTCGCTTCGCCGTCATCGGATTCGAAATACTAGGGGCCGATCTCAACGAACGTTTCAGGTGCTCCGTAATCCGGCGGCAAGTCCTTGCGGTTCCACCAACCGCCGCCAAGAGCCACGAACAGGGCAGCCGTGTCCGCGTATCGGCTGGCCTGCGCTTGCACGAGACCGATCCTCGCTTGTTGGTACGTTTGCTCGGTCGTGAGCAACGAGAGGTACGTGATGGCACCTGCCTGATACTGCGTGCGCGTTATGGCGAGGCTGTCGGCGGCCGCGCGCACCGCAGCGAGCTGTGCATTCACGGCGTTTGCATCGGATTCGAGTGCGCGCAAAGTGTCCGCGACGTTCTGGAAGGCGGAGAGCACCGTGCTGCGATAAATGGCGTCCGATGCGTCGAATGCAGCGACCGCAGCGCGTTTCTTGTGAAGCAAGGTGTCAGCGTCGAAAATTGTCTGAGTGGCGCTGCCCGCGATGTTCCAAATGGCGGTGCCGCTCGAAAACAGGCCGCCGAATCCGGTGGCACTGCTGCCGAGCTGGCCCGTGATGTCGAACTGCGGGAATTGATTTGCCGTGGCAACGCCGATTGAAGCGCTCGCCGCGTGCAGCTCCGATTCCGCAGCACGCACGTCCGGGCGTTGCTCGACAAGTTTCGATGGCAGGCTGACCGGGAGTTCTTGCGGCAATTGCAGCGAAGCAATGTCGAACTTTTCGTTTATGACTTCGTTGGGAAACCGGCCGATCAAATTTGCGAGCAGGTCGCGCTGTTGGGCCAATTGCTTCTCCAACGGCGGCAAGGTCGCACGCGTCTGCGCGAGTGTCGCCGCTTGGGCAAGTACAGCGACCTTGGAGGTGCCGCCAAGTTCGAATTGATGCTGCAGCACGTCGAGCTCCTGGGATTCGATCTCGATGATGTCCTGGGTCGCCGCGATCTGATCCCGCAGGGAGGCTTCTTCGATTGCCGCCGCGACGACGTTCGACGTGAGAGTGAGATATGCGGCCTCCAGCTCGAACGCGTCCATTTCCGCTTGGGCTTGGAGCGATTCGACCTGCCGTCGCGTGCCGCCCCAGACATCGACCGCGTAGGAGACATTCACCGACGCGGTAACAAGGTTGAATGCCGGAATATTGGCCGGCACGCCAAACGATTCGCCCGAGATCTTCGAGTGCTGAGGCGTGAAGTTGACGCTCAAGGTTGGAAAGAGAGCGCCCTCCTCTGCATAAACGTTTTCTTGCGCCTCGCGCAGCGTTGCCTCCGCGGACTGTAACGAAGGATTCGCCTTGAGCGCACGATCGATCAAGGTATTGAGCGCTTCGGAGCGGAAGAGCGTCCACCACTGACCCGAGATGTCGCGGCCCTCGACGAAATGTTGGGCCTCGCCGCCATGCACGTCGGACGAAGCGGTGGCGACGGGCAACGGCTCCGGCGTGTAGCCCGCCCCTTGGGGAGCCGGCGGGCGCGTGAAGTCCGGGCCGAGCTCGCATCCCGCCGCGACACTGGTCGCAGCGATCGCCGCGATGAACGCAACGCCGCGGCGCAATGTATCGATCCTATGAGGGCGGTTGCCCGTCGTCATCGCCTGGAACCTTCGACCGAAAAAATTGCCTCCGCATGCCGTCGCACGATCTTCTGGATCGCCGCGATCCGGTACTCGCCAAAGTCGGACCATCCGAGGGCGCGGCGCGTTGCCTTGTTGCAGAAGATCACGACCTGACCGATCATCGCGATTGTTCGAAGGACGACTTGCTCGTCGTCCACGGAGAGCGCCAAGAGGCGCGCTATCAGCATCGCGCACGGCTCGAAGATCTGTTTTTTCCCCCTTTCGTGCAGCGGATCGAGTGCGGCTGTCTCCTCGACCTCCGAGCGCGCCCAGAGAAGCCGCCGGCTTTGCTGATGCTCCTTGTCGAACACGACCAGGACGAAGGCATCGAGCATTTCGCACAAGTGATCCAGGAGTTCCCTCGGCGATGGTTCGCCGCCGTCAAGAAGAGTACGCACGCGCTCGGCGATTGGATTCATGCGCGTTTCCATTTGCCGAACCATGTAGTCAATGACCGCGCGGTAGAGACCCTCCTTGCTGCCGAAGTAGTACTGGATGGCCGGGAGGTTTACGCCTGCCCGTTCGGCCAGCGTGCGTGTGCTCGCACCGTCGTATCCCTCGACTGCAAAGATCTCGATCGCGGCGTCGAGAATCCGACGACGCGTGTCCTCACCCCGTTGATAAGTGCCTGGGCGATAATGCCGTTCGACGTTGCTCATCCCATCCTTCCCCGAAAGCCCGGTGCTTTATTCCATACAAGTGATAATGTCAATCGATAGATAATATTTCAAAAAGACCCTAACGCACTGCACCGGCCTGCGAATGCGCTAAAATAAATTGTGTCAAATCATACGCTTATGAAATTCGATCCCGACACACCGGCGACGTGGGCTCGCACCGGAGGCGGGCCGCGAACTTTAATAGCGATTCACGCAGCGATCGCGTGACCGATTTGAATCAACAGCCACCCGGCCGCCCGTGATACATTTCCCATACGGTCACTGGGGAAACCGGATACCTGCCAGCACAGGCCTTTAGGTACCTCCGATGGAATGGATAGGGCGGGCGCCCCTCGGTTCAGGGGATCCGCCAAACGGGCTTCGCAGCACTTGGAGGGACGATGAGAACCAAACTCGTCATGCTCGCCACGTCACTTGCGTTAGTTGCCGCGCTGTCTGCATGTGACACGGGCTCCACCAGTTCCAACACACCAGAAGGGCAACTGATGCAGGCCCGCGAGAGGCTGAGTGCCGATCTCAAGCAGTGCACGGCCGAGCATGGATACGATCCAGAGAATACCGCCAGCATCCCGGAGAATGCACTTGCTCCGCACGAGCTAGAATGGCGTCAATGCGCCTATTCTGCCGTGCGGAATTACGAGCAATCCAATCCCTCTTTGAGCGTGCTTTACGAACAGCTTATTTCCGAGGACATGCGTATGACGCAGGCGATCCAGCAGGGGACGATGACGCGTAGCCAAAGGCGCGAGCGGATCGACGCCTTGGTGGATCAGATCAGGCTCGCGGAACAGAAACAGGTGACGAGCACCACGGCGGCGGCGCAACAGCAAAATGAACAGGTACGCCGCGTCGTTTCGGGTATCAGAGGGCTCCACTAACCGCTGAAGGGCCCGCGCCTGCCTTTGCGCCATGCAACGAGGGGGCGGCCGGATGATCTCGCATCGGACGTCGATCCGAAGTGGCGAGGGTGTTGAAACTGTGCTTTCATGCCAAGCGCGGTGAAGCGGACGGGGGGCTGTCATGCGTGTCATCCGAATCGCGATTGCGTGCGCTGCGATGTGCGTTCTATCGCCCGTGTTGCACGCCCATGCTCAAACTCTCGACAAGATCAAGACGAGTGGTGCGGTTCTTGTCGGCTATCGCACCGATGCACCGCCCTTTTCCTCGGGGGCCGGTGCCGAGCCCCAGGGCTTTTCCATCGATTTATGCAATCGGGTTGTCGTCGAGCTGAAGCTCGCGCTCAAAATGGACAACCTCCAGGTGAAGTACGTGCCGGTCGATGCTGAAACGCGTTTCAGCAAGCTCGAGTCCGGCGAGATCGACATCGAATGTGGGGCGACGACCCGCACGCTCTCCCGCGAGACCCGCTTCGACTTCAGCTTATTCACGTTCCTCACGGGAACCGAGATGCTCGTGCGGCTCGATTCCAATATTCGTGCGCCCTCGGACCTCGCGGGCAAGAAGATCGCCGTCCTGCCGGGCACGACGACCGAGAAGGTTATGAAAGACGTGCTCAAGCAGTTGCTGGTCAATGCCGATATCGTGCCGGTCAAGAGTCACGAAGACGGCATCGCCGCCATCACCGACGGACGGGCGGATGGCTATGCCTCGGATCAGGTGCTGCTGATCGGCCTTGCCAAGAAGTCGAAGGATCCGAGTCTTTACCGGATGTCGGGCACGTTCTATTCCTACGAGCCTTACGCATTGATGATTCGTAAGAACGACGCCGATTTTCGGGTTGTGGCGGATCGCGCGCTCGCCCAAACCTACAAGTCCGGACAGATATGGGAAATCTACAAGCGCTGGTTCGGCGAGTGGAACGTCAAGCCGGGTCCAGCACTAATGGCGCTCTATGCGTTGCAGTCGCTCTCCGAGTGACCGCCAGGGGTGGTCGGTTCAGCCGTTTGTTCGAATGTGACACTCTCCGAAAATGAGCGGTGAGCACGTACCTGCCGAAGCAAATTCAACGACCGGTGCGGCGGGCGAACAGACACGCATGCACCGCGTCGAGCAAAGGGTGGTCCATGAGGTAAAGCAATTCGCGGCAATGTTTCTTTACCTCTTTGTCTTGCTTGGCCTCTTCACCCTCCACGAATCGCTTGTCCTGGCGCAACATGAAATCAGCTTTACCCATTATGGGTTCGCCGCGATCAACGCCCTCATTCTGGCCAAAGTGATGCTTGTTGCGGAGGATCTGCGCCTGGGGCGCCGGATCGAGCGGTGGCGCGTGATTTATTCGATCGTTTTGAAGTCCCTTTTGTTCGCCGCCCTTTTCATTTGCTTTCACGTTATCGAAGAAACGATTGTCGGCCTCTTCGACGGAAAGACGATCGCCGATAGCATACCGAGTTTCGGCGGTGCGAGGGGTGGTCTCTTTCGCGTGGCCATCATGGCCATAATCATGACCTTCGCCCTGATGCCCTATTTCGCGTACACACAGGTTGCGCGCGCCATCGGCAGGGACAAATTGCACGCCATCCTTCTAAGTCGCTACGCGGAGCGCGGCAACGAACGACCCGAGGCGCGGTCGCCGCCACGCTGATCGGGAGATTTCGGGGCGACCGTCTCCTCTTGCCACGCTGTCGGTTGCGGCGCTGTTATTTAGTCGCCTTCGGCGGCGCCTTGGTCGTGCGTGGCGTCGCCAGATTTTCCCGAATCGCTGCTGCGATATCGTGGCAGAGTGCTTCAAGGGCGCTGCTCATTGCCGCGGCATCGCTGTCGTAGTCCGAACCCGACGTCGGGCGGCTGATGCGCGAGGTCTGCATCGTGAGAAGGTTGTTGCCGTCCTGGCTGAACAGGCTCCACCGTGCGACGAGTTGGACGGCGCCGCTTTGATCGCGCTCGAACGCCGCAATCTCGATTTCCACCAAATAATCGAGCGAAATCGACCGTCCGGTCTGTGTTGTGGTCAATCGGTCCGTCGGAACCATGAGGGCCAAATTCTCCCCGACGACGCGCGTGATCTCCGAGCCAAGGGGGCCCGCCCAGCGGTCGTATTCGGCGCGGACGACTTCGTTTCCGGCTCCCCGCGTCGTGATACCCGCCTGGTCGAGATAGGCGGGAAGCGACACGGGCGAGACGCCGATGAGGGGGCCGTGCTGCGCCTGGCCCACGCCGGTCGCTGAAGCGGTCGACGCGGCGTTCAACACATAATAGTGGTTGGGTGGGTTGGGGCCACCCAAGCCGCCGCAAGCGCCCAGGCCGATGAGAAGAACGCCCGCCGCGAAGGACCACATCCACGTGCCGCAATGGGCCTTCATCTCCTGCCTCCCGACTTGCCGAACAGGATCGAATCCGGATTTTTTTCGAGGTCGTCGGCGAGGGCGCGCACCGAGCGCGACACGGCGGCGATCTCTCTTAATGCGTTGATTAGTTCGGTATGGAGCGGTGAGCCCGGCCGTATTGTTTCCATCGCCGCCGCCGCCAGATCGTCGAGCCGTTTCGCGGCTCCGCGCAGGTCGTCGATCAAGGGACGTGCCGCGACGACCGTCCGGTCGGTGTCTTGGAACATACGATCGGCGCTCACGAGTGCCGGGTCGGCCGTATCCATGGTCTGCACAAAGCTCGACGTTATCCTGTCGGCGTCCCGCTCGATCGCCTTCATAAGCTCCTGGGCGTCGATCATCACGGCGGCCGGATCGCCGGCCTTTACCTGCTGATCGACGTCTTGGACGAGCTGGCGCAGATCGGACACAAGTTCGGGGATCTTGGCGCTGGCGAGCGAGTTCAATACGTCGGCGATGCTCTTCTTGAGCTCCGAAAACTCCGACGGTGCCGTTGGAATTTCCAAATATCCTTGGTCGATCGCACCCGCTTGCACTGGCGCGCCCGGCTGGAACGAGAGTTCCACCACCAGCTTCCCGGTCACCAGACTCTGCGCCGCGAGCTGGGCGCGCAAACCACGCTCCACGAGCGTCTGGAGCCTCTCCTCCCGGTGGAATATCGACACCTTGGGGCCGCCAACGACCGTCCATTCCTCGGGATCGAGCTCGGCATAGACCGGGACGTTCACATTCAAGTCTTTCGCGTTAAATTGGATGATGACTTTCGTGACGGTGCCGATCCGCACGCCGCGAAAATTCACGGCGGCACCGACGTCAAGACCGCTCATATCGTCATGGAAGTACATGACGATGGGAATGCGCGCGGCAAAAAACTGGAAGCTGCCGAAGGCAACGATCATCGCGACGAACAGAAACACGCCGCCGATGACGAAGGCACCAATCAGTTTCGGATTTGCTCGGCTCGCCATGATGCCCCTCGAATTGCAGCCGCAACGTTAGGTGCTCGCCTGATTTTCGCCCCGGCGCAGGAATCGCTGCACCCTCTCGTCCCGGCTCTCGGCCAAAAGCTTCTTCGGATCGCCCTCCGCGATCATCGTCTTGGTGTCCGGGTCGAGGAATACTGAATTATTGCCGATGGCGAAGATGCTCGCGAGCTCGTGGGTCACGACGACGACCGTAGCACCGAGACTGTCCCGGAGTTGAAGGATCAAATCGTCGAGCAGGCGCGAGCTGATCGGATCGAGGCCGGCCGACGGTTCGTCGAAGAAGAGGAATTCGGGGTCGAGCGCCATGGCGCGGGCAAGGCCAGCGCGCTTTTGCATGCCCCCACTGATCTCCGATGGATAGTAATCCTCGAAGCCCGACAATCCGACGAGTGCCAACTTGGCGGACGCCAAATCGCGGATCGCGACGCGCGAGAGATCGGTGTAGGCCTCGAGCGGCAAGGCGATATTCTCGGCGAGCGTCATCGAGCTCCAAAGAGCGCCCTGCTGATAGAGCACGCCGACGCGCCGCAGCAGCGCCTGTCGTTTGTCTTCCTCGGCGTCCCACAGGCTTTGACTGCCATAGATGATCCTACCGCGGGCTGGATAGATGAGCCCGATCATGTGCCGCAGCAACGTGCTCTTGCCGCACCCGCTTCCACCCATGATGATGAAGATGTCGCGCTTGTTAATGACGAAATTCAGGTTCCTTTGGATGACGAAGGTGCCAAAAGCCATATCGAGATTCTCGATGACGATTGCGGGGGATGCGGCTTCCGGATGGGACATGGGAGGCAGAGCCCTATATGCCGAGAATGTCGGTGACCACCGCGAAGATTCCGTCCGTGACGACGATCGCGACGATGGCGGTCACGACCGCCGAGGTCGCCGCGTTGCCGACCGA
This sequence is a window from Alphaproteobacteria bacterium. Protein-coding genes within it:
- a CDS encoding efflux RND transporter permease subunit, whose protein sequence is MKFTDIFIRRPVLASVVSLMILVLGLRSAALLPILQYPRTENAVVTISTTYYGADPEVIAGFITTPLETAIAQANGIDYMSSTSQLSVSTITVYLRLNYDADKALTEINTKVNSVLNQLPAGSQQPVLSVKVGQTIDAMYIGFNSDVLAANQITDYLVRVVQPKLQAVEGVQTAEILGAKNFALRAWLDPAKLAAYGLSAADVSQALSENDYISGLGNTKGQMVQVNLSASTSLHSVEQFRNLIIKHSSDAIVRLKDVAKVTLGAEDYETEVGFDGKKAVYIGIQVAPAANLLDVIKGVRKIFPEIQSQLPQGLNGEIVYDSTAFVNSAINEVVRTLIEALLIVTFVVFAFLGSPRSVLIPTIAIPLSLVGTFTMMLIFGFSINLLTLLALVLAIGLVVDDAIIVVENVNRHLDEGMKPIDAGILAARELGGPIIAMTVVLVAVYVPVGFQGGLTGALFTEFAFTLVGAVTVSAIIALTLSPMMCSRLLKQHSLDDRGWQDRLIDFIDRRFEEVRRPYERWLHGSLNYLPVTGLFAAIVLSSIYFLYSSAKTELAPQEDQGVIITQSIAPPTATLQQRQLYARQLYEIFTQYPEMDHVFQIDVPGQSIGGMVFKPWDQRTRSSNDIQPSLQTQLSREVAGVRVVAFQPAPLPGSQGLPVQFVIGTTEPFGQLNDVAQQFLQEAVKSGMFIFLDSDLKLDQPESTVEIDRDKTAQLGMKMSDVGGAMTSMLGGGYINYFALDQRSYKVIPQVQQRYRLNTDQLLDYYIGSVNGIPVPLSTVARITTKTEPESLNHFQQINDATIQGVATPGVALGDALAYLRALAAKTLPQGYSIDYGGLTRQYVQESSGFVTTFAFALIIIFLSLAALFESFRDPLIILVSVPMSIAGALIFISLGIGGASLNIYTEVGLVTLMGLISKHGILIVEFANELQRQGKSKREAIEAAASIRLRPILMTTAAMVLGVVPLIVASGAGAVSRFDMGLVIASGLAIGTLFTLFVVPAVYLMIAGDHSVRSQEKEDLRRPAPHKA
- a CDS encoding efflux RND transporter periplasmic adaptor subunit; protein product: MAKRMIVMLIVVGLVLSGIFGFQAFKNYKIKQYFASQGAPLQTVSATPATEQGWQAHVDSVGTLRAVNGADLSSQVSGNVSAIHFESGADVKEGTLLVELTSADDLAKLQSLKANAALAKITYERDLRQLKAQAVSQQTVDTDEQTLKSLEAQVAQQQATVDYKFIRAPFAGRLGIRQVDLGEYLAAGTTIVTLQSLDPIYVDFYLPQQDLDQIKVGQSLEASVDTYPNQKFPGTITAVNPKVDSSTRNVQVRATLGNADHSLLPGMFASVSIDIGAPKRYVTLPLTAITYNPYGSTVYVVDDKGKGANGQQQLVARQTFVTTGATRGDQVAVTSGVKEGEMVVSAGQNKLRNGAPVLIDNTIKPTADANPLPVDQ
- a CDS encoding efflux transporter outer membrane subunit, coding for MRRGVAFIAAIAATSVAAGCELGPDFTRPPAPQGAGYTPEPLPVATASSDVHGGEAQHFVEGRDISGQWWTLFRSEALNTLIDRALKANPSLQSAEATLREAQENVYAEEGALFPTLSVNFTPQHSKISGESFGVPANIPAFNLVTASVNVSYAVDVWGGTRRQVESLQAQAEMDAFELEAAYLTLTSNVVAAAIEEASLRDQIAATQDIIEIESQELDVLQHQFELGGTSKVAVLAQAATLAQTRATLPPLEKQLAQQRDLLANLIGRFPNEVINEKFDIASLQLPQELPVSLPSKLVEQRPDVRAAESELHAASASIGVATANQFPQFDITGQLGSSATGFGGLFSSGTAIWNIAGSATQTIFDADTLLHKKRAAVAAFDASDAIYRSTVLSAFQNVADTLRALESDANAVNAQLAAVRAAADSLAITRTQYQAGAITYLSLLTTEQTYQQARIGLVQAQASRYADTAALFVALGGGWWNRKDLPPDYGAPETFVEIGP
- a CDS encoding CerR family C-terminal domain-containing protein, which gives rise to MSNVERHYRPGTYQRGEDTRRRILDAAIEIFAVEGYDGASTRTLAERAGVNLPAIQYYFGSKEGLYRAVIDYMVRQMETRMNPIAERVRTLLDGGEPSPRELLDHLCEMLDAFVLVVFDKEHQQSRRLLWARSEVEETAALDPLHERGKKQIFEPCAMLIARLLALSVDDEQVVLRTIAMIGQVVIFCNKATRRALGWSDFGEYRIAAIQKIVRRHAEAIFSVEGSRR
- a CDS encoding amino acid ABC transporter substrate-binding protein, coding for MRVIRIAIACAAMCVLSPVLHAHAQTLDKIKTSGAVLVGYRTDAPPFSSGAGAEPQGFSIDLCNRVVVELKLALKMDNLQVKYVPVDAETRFSKLESGEIDIECGATTRTLSRETRFDFSLFTFLTGTEMLVRLDSNIRAPSDLAGKKIAVLPGTTTEKVMKDVLKQLLVNADIVPVKSHEDGIAAITDGRADGYASDQVLLIGLAKKSKDPSLYRMSGTFYSYEPYALMIRKNDADFRVVADRALAQTYKSGQIWEIYKRWFGEWNVKPGPALMALYALQSLSE
- a CDS encoding PqiC family protein, with the translated sequence MKAHCGTWMWSFAAGVLLIGLGACGGLGGPNPPNHYYVLNAASTASATGVGQAQHGPLIGVSPVSLPAYLDQAGITTRGAGNEVVRAEYDRWAGPLGSEITRVVGENLALMVPTDRLTTTQTGRSISLDYLVEIEIAAFERDQSGAVQLVARWSLFSQDGNNLLTMQTSRISRPTSGSDYDSDAAAMSSALEALCHDIAAAIRENLATPRTTKAPPKATK
- a CDS encoding MlaD family protein; amino-acid sequence: MASRANPKLIGAFVIGGVFLFVAMIVAFGSFQFFAARIPIVMYFHDDMSGLDVGAAVNFRGVRIGTVTKVIIQFNAKDLNVNVPVYAELDPEEWTVVGGPKVSIFHREERLQTLVERGLRAQLAAQSLVTGKLVVELSFQPGAPVQAGAIDQGYLEIPTAPSEFSELKKSIADVLNSLASAKIPELVSDLRQLVQDVDQQVKAGDPAAVMIDAQELMKAIERDADRITSSFVQTMDTADPALVSADRMFQDTDRTVVAARPLIDDLRGAAKRLDDLAAAAMETIRPGSPLHTELINALREIAAVSRSVRALADDLEKNPDSILFGKSGGRR
- a CDS encoding ATP-binding cassette domain-containing protein; translated protein: MSHPEAASPAIVIENLDMAFGTFVIQRNLNFVINKRDIFIIMGGSGCGKSTLLRHMIGLIYPARGRIIYGSQSLWDAEEDKRQALLRRVGVLYQQGALWSSMTLAENIALPLEAYTDLSRVAIRDLASAKLALVGLSGFEDYYPSEISGGMQKRAGLARAMALDPEFLFFDEPSAGLDPISSRLLDDLILQLRDSLGATVVVVTHELASIFAIGNNSVFLDPDTKTMIAEGDPKKLLAESRDERVQRFLRRGENQAST